One Kwoniella newhampshirensis strain CBS 13917 chromosome 13, whole genome shotgun sequence DNA window includes the following coding sequences:
- a CDS encoding NAD+ synthetase, translated as MHLVTVATQLDQWSLDFEGNCERILRSIAIAKSRGAKLRVGPELEIPGYGCLDHFLEGDTILHSWEVLATILQSEEAKGIICDVGMPIEHKNNNYNCRVIIHDGKIAMIRPKMWMANDGNYRELRHFTPWHKHRHLEQHSLPGMIRRITGQTHVPFGDGVVSTEDTVIGVELCEELFTPASPHILMGLDGVEIFTNSSASHHELRKLNRRIDLIKEATMKLGGIYLYANQQGCDGDRLYYDGACLIAMNGQILARGSQFSLSDVEVVTATVDLGAVRAHRTTSSRRMQSAQAEAYERTYIDTRLDGGQGIRIGDEETKGSVEVTYHTPEEEIALGPACWLWDYLRRSRTQGYFLPLSGGIDSCATATIIHSMCRLVGDASSKGDKQVIADARRITGEPEDSSYLPTDPREFASRIFHTCYMGTEHSSPETRKRAKDLAEAIGAYHTDLNMDTAVSAVKGIFSLVTGKKPQFAVHGGSSAENLALQNIQARLRMVVAYMFAQLLPWTRGKVGSLLVLGSANVDESLRGYYTKYDCSSADVNPIGGISKTDLKKFIHWAESKFDLPILASFLDAIPTAELVPLGPDNVAQADEVEMGMTYDELSVFGRLRKVEKCGPYSMFGKLVQEWGTFLSPSEIATKVKHFFFTYAINRHKMTTITPSVHMESYGPDDNRFDLRPFLYPSRFTHQFKKIDALAEQLPDRTTQPGADKSKMD; from the exons ATGCACCTCGTGACAGTAGCAAC TCAACTGGATCAGTGGTCCCTCGACTTCGAG GGCAATTGTGAGCGAATCTTGCGGTCTATCGCCATTGCGAAATCGAGAGGAGCCAAACTCCGTGTTGGACCCGAACTTGAAATTCCAGGATATGGCTGTCTGGACCATTTCTTAGAAG GCGATACGATCCTTCATTCTTGGGAAGTGCTCGCTACAATCTTGCAGAGTGAGGAGGCTAAGGGCATCATTTGCGATGTTGGAAT GCCAATTGAGcacaagaacaacaacTATAACTGTCGAGTGATCATTCACGATGGAAAGATTGCAATGATCAGGCCAAAGATGTGGATGGCCAATGACGGAAACTAT CGAGAATTGAGGCACTTCACACCATGGCACAAGCACAGACATCTCGAACAGCACTCCCTGCCAGGCATGATCCGTCGGATCACCGGTCAG ACCCATGTCCCTTTTGGTGATGGTGTTGTGTCGACTGAGGACACCGTGATCGGTGTAGAGCTCTGCGAAGAGCTCTTTACTCCTGCTTC TCCTCATATACTCATGGGTCTAGACGGGGTAGAGATCTTCACCAACTCTTCGGCCAGTCATCACGAGCTCCGGAAGCTGAACCGACGAATTGACCTCATCAAAGAGGCAACGATGAAG CTTGGTGGAATTTACTTGTACGCGAATCAACAAGGCTGTGATGGAGATCGGTTATACTACGATGGCGCTTGCCTCATTGCCATGAACGGTCAAATTCTCGCCAGAGGCTCTCAATTCTCGCTCTCCGATGTCGAAGTCGTCACCGCTACGGTCGATCTGGGCGCTGTGCGCGCTCATCGAACGACAAGCAGTAGAAGAATGCAAAGTGCTCAGGCTGAAGCGTACGAAAGAACATATATCGACACCAGACTGGATGGTGGTCAAGGTATCCGTATaggtgatgaggagaccAAAGGGTCTGTTGAAGTCACGTACCATACTCCAGAAGAGGAAATCGC ACTTGGTCCCGCTTGCTGGCTGTGGGATTATCTCCGACGATCTAGAACCCAAGGCTACTTTTTACCTCTCAGTGGCGGCATTGATAGTTGTGCGACGGCCACGATTATTCATTCTATGTGTCGACTAGTAGGAGACGCTTCATCGAAAGGAGACAAGCAGGTTATTGCCGATGCGAGACGTATCACAGGAGAACCAGAGGATTCCAGCTACCTTCCGACCGATCCAAGGGAGTTTGCCAGCAGGATCTTCCACACATGCTACATGGGTACAGAGCACTCCAGTCCTGAGACGCGGAAAAGGGCGAAGGATCTCGCGGAGGCGATCGGCGC GTACCACACCGACCTCAATATGGACACTGCTGTCTCGGCTGTCAAAGGCATCTTCAGTCTGGTGACCGGCAAGAAGCCTCAGTTTGCGGTGCATGGCGGGTCATCGGCAGAAAACCTGGCGTTGCAGAACATTCAG GCTCGTCTCCGTATGGTGGTGGCGTACATGTTCGCGCAACTTCTCCCCTGGACAAGGGGTAAAGTTGGAAGTCTGCTAGTGTTGGGCAGTGCCAACGTCGATGAGAGTTTGAGAGGCTACTACACCAAGTATGA TTGCTCGAGTGCCGATGTCAACCCCATCGGCGGAATCAGTAAAACCGACTTGAAAAAGTTCATCCACTGGGCAGAGAGCAAATTCGATTTACCGATTCTGGCTAG CTTCCTCGATGCCATACCTACTGCTGAACTCGTTCCTCTTGGCCCAGATAATGTCGCTCAAGCCGATGAAGTGGAAATGGGAATGACGTACGACGAGTTGTCTGTCTTTGGACGTTTGCGAAAGGTGGAGAAATGCGGACCATATAGCATGTTCGGAAAGCTGGTGCAGGAGTGGGGCACATTCCTGTCTCCATCAGAG ATTGCGACCAAGGTCAAGCATTTCTTTTTCACATACGCGATCAATCGACACAAAAT GACCACAATCACGCCTTCGGTTCATATG GAATCTTACGGTCCTGATGACAACA GATTCGACCTGCGACCTTTCCTCTATCCCTCTCGATTCACTCATCAAttcaagaagatcgatgCGCTCGCAGAGCAGTTGCCCGATCGTACCACTCAGCCTGGAGCTGACAAGTCCAAGATGGACTGA
- a CDS encoding prefoldin, alpha subunit produces the protein MAEQQVNLTDLEPAQLQEVKKQLDQELEHLTNSYSQLKQAQTKFRSCVENVSSLSPASKGKEVLIPLTSSLYVPGKLTDVENVVVDVGTGYYVKKNKAEATEHYTAKTNFVQGNLETLQKTIERKQENVQSVMQVLQMKMQQQQQAGAIQA, from the exons ATGGCCGAACAACAAGTCAACCTCACGGATCTCGAGCCTGCACAGCTTCAAGAGGTGAAAAAGCAACTCGATCAA GAATTGGAACATCTCACCAACTCTTACTCTCAATTAAAACAAGCGCAGACGAAATTCCGATCTTGTGTGGAGAAtgtctcctccctctcacctGCTTCTAAAG GGAAAGAAGTTTTGATACCGCTTACTAGCTCTTTGTATGTTCCTGGCAAATTGACAGATGTCGAGAATGTCGTTGTGGACGTTGGAACTGGATATTACGTGAAGAAA AACAAAGCCGAAGCTACCGAACATTACACTGCCAAAACCAATTTCGTGCAAGGCAATCTCGAAACACTCCAGAAGACCATCGAGCGAAAACAGGAGAACGTTCAAAGTGTCATGCAAGTCTtgcagatgaagatgcagcaacagcaacaggCTGGTGCGATTCAGGCGTGA